GACCTGCTGGCCGTCGGCGAGGCCGACATGCGGGCCGCGGCCGGTGTCGCGGGGTCGATGCTCGACCGGTCCCTGCGCAGCGCGGCGTCCCCGCAGGACGGGGTCACGACGAGCCTCACGAGCCTGCGCCGCACGGTCGCCGAGCTGGACCCGGCGAAACTGCCGTTGACGGGACGGAAGCTGCTCGGGATGTTCCCGGTCGCGGCGGGCGCGAAGCGCGCCCTGGACCGGTACCGCGCGGCGAACGAGCCGGTCAACGCGCTGGTCGTCGACCTCCGCGGCCGCCAGGACGTCCTGCGTCGCGACAACGCCGCGATCAAGGGCGAGCGCGAGCGGCTGTGGAAGGTCATGGGCAAGCTCGCCGAAGCGGCCGCCTTCGCCGAGGCCGTCGACGGCGCTATCGAGGCGCAGGCCGGGGTTTTCGACCTGACGGATCCCGCGCGTGCCAACGCGTTGCGCGGTGACGTGCTGTACCCGATCCGGCAACGCCACCAGGACCTGCTGACCCAGCTCGCGGTCAGCGCGCAGGGCTATCTCGCGCTGGACCTGGTGCGCAAGAACAACGACGAGCTGATCCGCGGCGTCGAGCGGGCGGTGTCGACGACCGTGGCCGCGCTGCGGGTCGCGTTGCTGGTCAGCGGCGCTTTGGCGAGCCAGCGTGACGTCCTCGACGAGGTGGCGGCGCTGCAGGCGACCACCGACGGGCTGATCCGGGTGAACTCGGAGCTGCTGACGTTGCAGTCCGCCGAGATCCGCAAGGCGAGCAGCGATCCGGCCGTCGCGACCGAGACGATCCGCCAGTCCTTCGACCGGGTCTACGCCTCGATCGACGCGATCGACGGGTTCCGTGCCGACGCCGTCCGCACGATGGCGGCCACCGTCGAGTCGCTGTCCGGCGAGATCCGCCGCGCCGAAGACCACCTGCGCCGTTCGCACGAGGGGGACTCATGATCAGGAAGCTGGGGGCGTTCGCTCTCTGTGTGTCGTTGCTGGCCGGCTGTTCCGACTCTTCCTCCACCCCGTTGGGGGACCCCGAGCCGGGGACGTTGCGGATCCTCGCGGGCAGCGAGCTCGCGGACATGCAGCCGGTGCTCGACGACGCCGCGAAAGCCACCGGTGTCAAGGTCAAGTTCACCTTCACCGGAACGCTGGAAGGCGCCGAAGCGCTGGCGAACGGCAGCGTCGACGGCAAGTACGACGCCGTCTGGTTCTCCTCGAACCGTTATCCGGCAGGCATTCCCGAAGCGGCGAAGCGGCTCGGGAACCAGGTCAAGATCATGAGCTCGCCGGTGGTGCTCGGGCTCGCGACGTCGGTCGTCCGGCGGCTGGGCTGGGCAGGCAAGCCGGTCGGCTGGGGCGAGATCGCCGCGCAGGCGGGGAAGAAGGCGTTCAGCTACGGGATGACGGACCCGTCGGCGTCGAACTCCGGGTTCTCCGCGCTGGTCGGCGTCGCGTCGGCGCTCGCGGGGGCCGGCAACGCGATCGACGCCCAGCAGATCGCTTCGGTCACTCCGCAGCTGACG
This window of the Amycolatopsis balhimycina FH 1894 genome carries:
- a CDS encoding toxic anion resistance protein encodes the protein MDFSLTPPEPVTAIPAERAAGLITLSEDTRSEVAVRADAFASRLEALDVRSPEFTDLLDDLLAVGEADMRAAAGVAGSMLDRSLRSAASPQDGVTTSLTSLRRTVAELDPAKLPLTGRKLLGMFPVAAGAKRALDRYRAANEPVNALVVDLRGRQDVLRRDNAAIKGERERLWKVMGKLAEAAAFAEAVDGAIEAQAGVFDLTDPARANALRGDVLYPIRQRHQDLLTQLAVSAQGYLALDLVRKNNDELIRGVERAVSTTVAALRVALLVSGALASQRDVLDEVAALQATTDGLIRVNSELLTLQSAEIRKASSDPAVATETIRQSFDRVYASIDAIDGFRADAVRTMAATVESLSGEIRRAEDHLRRSHEGDS